A region of Prochlorococcus marinus subsp. pastoris str. CCMP1986 DNA encodes the following proteins:
- the psbZ gene encoding photosystem II reaction center protein PsbZ — protein sequence MQAVNFFFVNALLFASLIAVVGVPVLYVTQPSTEDGQKESRRKIYSIAAVWLVLVFATGIVSALV from the coding sequence ATGCAGGCAGTTAATTTTTTCTTCGTAAATGCTCTTTTATTTGCTTCTCTTATCGCGGTAGTAGGAGTTCCCGTTTTATATGTAACTCAACCTTCTACGGAAGATGGACAGAAAGAAAGTAGAAGAAAAATATATTCTATTGCTGCAGTTTGGCTCGTTTTAGTTTTTGCTACAGGGATTGTTTCAGCCTTAGTTTGA
- the mutS gene encoding DNA mismatch repair protein MutS produces the protein MEEDTIIQKDLFAINHELKRPNNSSQIPDDLSTEELKKESQKRPRQRKNSTNLINKFKNNSNSERKNDCINEKSYSYKTVEKQKLTPILKHYVTLKEENSNRLLLYRLGDFFECFFEDAVFISNLLEITLTSKDAGKDIGKIPMAGVPYHAMERYCAELIKKNHSVVICDQLEKSTGNYGTPLKRGITRIITPGTVIEEGMLVAKKNNWITAIHLSENISENLYEWGISRADVSTGELLTMEGQSISKLFDEIIKLDTSEIIIGSNEEKKLLENQNQQITYTVTQETFFSINEACLTIKNYFQILSLEGLGLKHLNNATKALGGLLNYLEKINPSNLENDSSLKISLDFPQIQFPKDHLIIDYQTQKNLEIKNTQRENNYAGSLLWSIDRTYTCMGARCLRRWIDSPLLNIDEINKRQNIISNFLESKKLRTDTQNILRAMGDLERLSGRACAGHASPRDLIAISEGLKKLPRLKSIVKLFKYEIPSWTNQLKNIDNELLELADLISFKLVQNPPLNTSEGGIIHDGVDNVLDGLRNLIDDYSDWLNQEELKERKISKISNLKIQFHKNFGYYISINKSKVNLAPAHWIKRQTLTNEERYVTTEIKNRESKIFQVKNRAAAKEYELFCEVRNLVSAKTKRIRSVAKAIACIDALLGLAITSLENNFIKPTISPITNSTDQQSTKIIGGRNPIVEQLLTNRKFISNDILFNNKQKLIILTGPNASGKSCFIRQIGLIQILAQIGSFVPASKADIQIVDRIFTRIGAVDDQSTGQSTFMVEMSETASILNQATSNSLVLLDEIGRGTSTFDGLSIAWSVSEYLAKKIVCNTIFATHYHELNYLKHTNTNVENFQVLVKQKKDQLFFCHKIEKGGANKSYGIEAAKLAGVPKEVINKAILVLDYLEKNNQLNAQIKIK, from the coding sequence ATGGAAGAAGATACAATAATTCAGAAGGATTTATTTGCAATTAATCATGAACTTAAACGCCCAAACAACTCAAGTCAAATACCTGATGATTTATCTACTGAAGAATTAAAAAAAGAGTCGCAGAAAAGGCCCAGACAAAGAAAAAATTCTACTAATTTAATAAACAAATTCAAAAATAATTCAAATTCAGAAAGAAAGAATGATTGCATTAATGAAAAGTCTTACAGTTATAAAACCGTTGAAAAACAAAAATTAACTCCAATTCTCAAACATTATGTGACATTAAAAGAAGAAAACAGCAATAGATTGTTGTTATATAGATTAGGTGACTTTTTTGAATGTTTTTTTGAAGATGCTGTATTCATATCTAACCTATTAGAAATAACCTTAACGAGCAAAGATGCGGGTAAAGATATTGGTAAAATTCCTATGGCAGGAGTCCCTTATCATGCAATGGAGAGATACTGCGCCGAATTAATTAAAAAAAACCATTCAGTAGTTATATGTGATCAGTTAGAAAAAAGTACTGGAAATTACGGAACACCACTGAAAAGGGGCATAACCAGAATAATTACGCCAGGGACTGTAATTGAAGAAGGGATGTTGGTTGCAAAAAAAAATAATTGGATAACTGCAATCCACTTATCAGAAAACATTTCAGAAAACTTATATGAATGGGGTATTTCAAGAGCTGATGTGAGTACAGGAGAATTATTAACAATGGAGGGTCAATCAATCTCTAAATTATTCGATGAAATTATTAAATTAGATACATCAGAAATCATCATAGGAAGCAATGAAGAGAAAAAGTTATTAGAAAACCAAAATCAACAAATTACATATACTGTCACCCAAGAAACTTTTTTCAGTATTAATGAAGCATGTTTAACTATAAAAAACTATTTTCAAATTCTTAGTTTAGAGGGCCTAGGACTCAAGCATTTAAATAATGCGACTAAAGCACTTGGTGGCTTACTAAATTATTTAGAGAAAATAAATCCTTCAAATTTAGAGAACGATTCTTCTTTAAAAATTTCTTTAGATTTTCCACAAATACAATTTCCAAAAGATCATTTAATTATTGATTATCAAACTCAAAAAAATTTAGAAATAAAAAATACACAAAGAGAAAATAATTATGCTGGTTCACTTCTGTGGAGTATTGATAGAACATATACCTGTATGGGTGCAAGATGTTTAAGAAGATGGATAGACTCTCCATTATTAAATATTGATGAAATTAATAAAAGACAAAATATTATTTCAAACTTTTTAGAGTCTAAAAAGTTGCGGACAGACACCCAAAATATACTTAGAGCAATGGGCGATTTAGAGAGACTTTCAGGGCGAGCATGTGCGGGGCATGCCAGTCCAAGAGATTTAATTGCAATCTCAGAGGGATTAAAAAAATTACCTAGATTAAAGTCAATTGTTAAATTATTTAAGTATGAAATCCCATCCTGGACGAATCAATTAAAAAATATTGATAATGAGCTTTTAGAGTTAGCAGATCTAATAAGCTTCAAGCTAGTACAAAATCCACCTTTAAATACTAGTGAAGGAGGCATTATCCATGATGGGGTTGATAATGTGTTGGATGGCTTACGTAATTTAATTGACGACTACTCAGATTGGTTGAATCAAGAAGAATTAAAAGAAAGAAAAATTAGTAAAATATCAAATTTAAAAATTCAATTCCATAAAAACTTTGGTTATTACATATCAATTAATAAATCTAAAGTTAATTTAGCACCTGCTCATTGGATTAAAAGGCAAACTCTTACTAATGAGGAAAGATATGTAACCACAGAAATCAAGAATAGAGAAAGTAAAATATTTCAAGTCAAAAATCGCGCGGCTGCTAAAGAATATGAATTATTTTGCGAAGTAAGAAATCTTGTATCCGCCAAAACAAAAAGGATTAGATCCGTAGCAAAAGCTATTGCCTGTATAGATGCATTACTTGGTTTAGCAATTACATCATTAGAAAATAATTTTATAAAACCGACTATTTCACCCATTACTAATTCAACAGACCAACAAAGCACAAAGATTATTGGAGGAAGGAATCCTATAGTTGAACAACTATTAACTAATAGAAAATTTATATCTAATGATATTTTGTTTAATAATAAGCAAAAATTAATCATATTAACTGGTCCAAATGCAAGTGGAAAGAGTTGTTTTATTAGACAAATAGGATTAATACAAATTCTGGCTCAAATTGGAAGTTTCGTGCCTGCAAGCAAAGCCGATATTCAAATTGTAGATCGAATTTTTACAAGAATTGGAGCCGTAGATGATCAATCAACTGGACAATCGACATTCATGGTAGAAATGTCAGAAACAGCATCAATACTAAATCAAGCGACATCAAACTCTCTTGTCTTACTTGATGAGATAGGAAGAGGGACCTCTACTTTTGATGGGTTATCCATAGCATGGTCAGTAAGTGAATATCTTGCAAAAAAAATTGTATGTAATACAATCTTTGCCACTCATTATCATGAACTAAATTATCTTAAACATACAAATACAAACGTAGAAAATTTTCAGGTATTAGTAAAACAGAAGAAAGATCAACTATTTTTTTGTCATAAAATTGAAAAAGGTGGTGCGAACAAAAGTTATGGAATTGAAGCCGCTAAATTAGCCGGGGTTCCTAAAGAAGTTATTAATAAAGCTATTTTAGTTTTAGATTATTTAGAAAAAAATAATCAGTTGAATGCTCAAATTAAAATTAAATAA
- a CDS encoding precorrin-8X methylmutase, which produces MIKDHPIFLESIRFIKSNLIENNFNYLENRVLERLVHTSGDFNIQKLLEFSEGACEKGVKSLKAGAPILTDTDMAAAAIKSMAKNTNGNLVVSAKHWFDDRDLSELTKTAYGIEKGWIELSANNSGNQSPIIVIGSSPTALVNLLEIIQNSQQIPSLIIGMPVGFIGVRQSKNKLLNTNYPRIVMNSTRGGAAMAAAAVNALLRESI; this is translated from the coding sequence ATGATAAAAGATCATCCTATTTTTTTAGAAAGTATTAGGTTTATTAAATCTAATTTGATTGAAAATAATTTCAATTATTTGGAAAATAGAGTTTTAGAAAGATTAGTTCATACTTCAGGTGATTTTAATATTCAGAAACTTTTGGAGTTTAGTGAAGGGGCGTGCGAAAAAGGTGTTAAATCTCTTAAAGCTGGAGCACCAATATTGACTGATACTGATATGGCAGCAGCAGCTATTAAATCAATGGCAAAAAATACAAACGGAAACTTAGTTGTTTCGGCGAAACATTGGTTTGATGATAGAGATTTATCAGAGTTGACTAAAACTGCTTATGGGATAGAAAAAGGTTGGATTGAATTATCTGCTAATAATTCAGGAAACCAATCGCCAATTATTGTTATTGGAAGTTCTCCAACTGCATTAGTAAATTTATTAGAGATTATACAGAATTCACAACAGATTCCTAGTTTAATTATCGGAATGCCTGTAGGTTTTATTGGTGTTAGGCAAAGTAAAAATAAATTACTCAATACTAATTATCCTAGAATTGTTATGAACTCTACGAGAGGAGGGGCTGCAATGGCTGCAGCAGCTGTTAATGCCTTATTAAGAGAATCTATTTAA